In Anaerolineales bacterium, the sequence GGCGGTGCGTAGTTCGAGCTGCACATCGGCGCGGGTTTTGCCCGGCAGGTGCATGCCCACCGCGGCCAAATAGCGGTCGATCAACTGGGATGGTTTCATTGGTTCTCCGTAGTGCTCGGAACCCCGAGAGGATTGTTCGCTTTGCCGGTCAGCAGGCGGTAGAGCTGCAGCGCAGCTTCCAGCACGCCAATGCCCAACACGATCCACAAGGCGAATTTGACGATGGCATCCACAATGCCGATTTCAACGATGACCGCATTCTGCACGATGGTGTAAAGCACGAAGAGGCCGGCCAGAGACAGGGCCAATTCCAGCGCACGCAGGCGGCGCGTCCAACGCCCAGCCCGGTAGAGCAGGGCTTTTAGTCCCAGTTCCCCGGCCCACAGGGCGCTCAGCCAGGGCACATAGGCCAGAAAACTGGCTGACAGCATGGGCATCACGCCGAAACCGTCGTCGTGCCAGCCCACAATGCCGATCCAGTGCGGCACGAAGTTGAAGACCAGCAGCGCCGCGATCATAAAGAAGATGCCCACCAGCAGTTCCGTGCGGTTGATGCGGTCAGGGTCTTTGACCGCCGGCAGCTTGTGCGGGTCCCAGTCGGCCCCGGTTTTGGCGGGCTTGATCCACCCCAGGCCTTCCAGCAGGTAAAAGACGAAAGCCACAAGGCCGAAGTTGAGCAGCATGGTCTCCACATAAGACCCCAGGAACCCAGCCAGTTCGGTGAGGCCGAGGCCGCCCTGGTTGAGGCGCAGGCCCAGCCCGACCAGATAGACCAGCGTAACCACCACCGCCGCGATCCCGTAACTGAGCCGGAAGGCGGGGAAGGCCGGCGGGCTGATCAGGAACTGCTCGGTGTGGTAGCGGGCGGCCAGTTCCTCGGGGTGGCCGTATTCTTTCAGCAGCTCGGCCACGCGGCCGGTATCGGCCGGGTTATCTGCTTCCAGGCCGCGGGCGGCCAGCTCGTCCAACAGCAGGCTGCGCAGTTCCAGCTGCACATCCGTCCGGCTGCGCCGCGGCAGGTGGGCGCCCACTTCGTGGACATAGCGTTCAATCAGGTTGTGTTCGTTCATTTCTTGCCTTCTCGCAGCAGGCCGCCCAGGGCGGCGCTCAGCGCCTGCCATTCTTGTTTAAGGTCTTGGAGCGCCTGCCGGCCCTGTGCGCTCAGGCGATAGTAGCGCCGCGGGCGCGCCTCGTCGGCCAGCTCCCACTCGCTTTCCAGCAGGCCCTGCGCCTCCAGACGGCGCAGCAACGGGTACAAGGTGCCCTCGGGGATCTCCAAAGCCTGGCTGGCCAGCTGCTGTTTGAGCGAATAGCCGTATTGCTTTTCGCTCAATTGGCTGAGCACGGCCAGCACCAGCGCGCCGCGGCGCAGCTCCAGGCTGAGGTTCTCCAGTAAAGCGGGGTACTCCTCTTGTGTTACCATGTGATGAATATTACTGTATTACACACAGTATTGTCAACAGCAAACATCAAAAGAGCGCAGGCGATTTGCCTGCGCTCTGGATACCGGTGGAACTCTTTGCTTATTGCAGCAGTTTCTTCATCTGTTTCTGGATGAAGCGCGTGGCTGCTCCGGGGTTCAGCCGGTAGAACAGGTTCATCATCTTGGAGTCATTGCCCACGAAGGCCTGGAACTTGTTCTTC encodes:
- a CDS encoding helix-turn-helix transcriptional regulator — encoded protein: MVTQEEYPALLENLSLELRRGALVLAVLSQLSEKQYGYSLKQQLASQALEIPEGTLYPLLRRLEAQGLLESEWELADEARPRRYYRLSAQGRQALQDLKQEWQALSAALGGLLREGKK